Proteins co-encoded in one Zootoca vivipara chromosome 3, rZooViv1.1, whole genome shotgun sequence genomic window:
- the LOC118082869 gene encoding transmembrane protein 121-like, with product MVPPPPINKPHVCLSTTLIMSSMVLMDAYLVEQNQGSRKLGICIMVSVGDICFLVVLRYVAVWVGAEVRTAKRGYAMILWFLYVFVLEIKVYFIYQNYKADRKSLDLMARKALTLLLSICIPALYVLLVATEHMEYVRTFKKKEDLRNRLFWVIVDMLDVLDIQANLWEPQKKGLPIWAEGLMFFYCYILLLVLPCVSLCEISMQGISIVPHRMMLYPMLSMLTINIATIFIRGSNMVFFRDIRVSGIFMGKNVLAIALKVCMFAQYRKHLRHAPAGSGAAAADPQHHAAAQAQPAIHPLKPQNQTRCPEGLAQENT from the coding sequence ATGGTGCCTCCCCCACCCATTAACAAGCCCCACGTCTGCCTCTCCACCACCCTCATCATGAGCAGCATGGTTCTGATGGACGCCTACCTGGTGGAGCAGAACCAGGGCTCCCGGAAACTGGGCATTTGCATCATGGTCTCCGTCGGGGACATCTGTTTCCTGGTTGTGCTCCGGTATGTGGCCGTCTGGGTCGGGGCCGAGGTGAGGACCGCCAAGCGGGGCTATGCCATGATCCTCTGGTTCCTGTACGTCTTCGTGCTGGAGATCAAGGTCTACTTCATCTACCAGAACTACAAGGCGGACCGCAAAAGCTTGGACCTCATGGCGCGCAAGGCTCTGACCCTCCTGCTCTCCATCTGCATCCCGGCCCTGTACGTGCTGCTGGTGGCCACAGAGCACATGGAATACGTCAGGACGTTCAAGAAGAAGGAGGACCTCCGCAACCGGCTCTTCTGGGTCATTGTGGACATGTTGGACGTGCTCGACATCCAGGCCAACCTTTGGGAGCCCCAGAAGAAAGGGCTGCCCATCTGGGCCGAAGGCCTGATGTTCTTCTACTGCTACATCCTGCTGCTGGTCCTGCCTTGCGTCTCGCTGTGCGAAATCAGCATGCAAGGGATCAGCATCGTGCCTCACCGCATGATGCTCTACCCAATGCTGAGCATGCTCACCATCAACATCGCCACCATCTTCATCAGGGGGAGCAACATGGTGTTTTTCAGGGACATCCGGGTCTCGGGCATCTTCATGGGGAAGAATGTGCTGGCCATCGCCCTCAAGGTCTGCATGTTCGCACAATACAGGAAGCACCTGCGCCACGCGCCGGCGGGATCTGGCGCCGCGGCAGCAGACCCCCAGCACCACGCCGCTGCCCAGGCGCAGCCTGCCATACACCCGCTGAAACCCCAAAACCAGACTCGCTGTCCCGAAGGGCTGGCCCAGGAGAACACATGA